From the Marivivens sp. LCG002 genome, the window CACCCCGAAAGAGCCAACAGAATGACAAAATTGCGCAACATGTCCCGCCTTTCAAAATCCTGAAGCGGTTTTAGCGACCTGCGCGGGAGAGGCCAAGGCAAATGAAAAGGGCGCCCTGCGGCGCCCCGTTCCCGTCAATGTGCGGGCTTGATAAAGGTCCCGTTCCGCAGCTCGCGCATCGCGGTGCGCAGCTCTTCTTGGGTGTTCATCACAATCGGCCCATGCCAGGCAACAGGCTCTTCGAGAGGTGCGCCCGAGATCAGCAAAAAGCGGATACCTTCTTCGCCTGCCTGAACCGTCACTTCGTCGCCCGTGCCGAAACGGATCAGGGTGCGGTTGCCCGACAGGTCGCGAATGTTGACCTCTTGGCCCATGACTTCCTTTTCCAGAAGAACGCCTTCGGGTTTGGAGGCATCCGCAAAAGCGCCCGATCCTTCGAACACATAGGCAAAGGCGCGGCGATAGGTGTCGACCTTGAAGGTCTTTTTCACGCCTGCGGGCACAAAGATATCGAGATACTGCGGATCAGCCGCGATACCGTCCACAGGACCGCGCTTGCCCCAGAATTCGCCGATCACGACTTTGACGCGGGTGCCGTCATCGTCGATGATCTCGGGAATGTCTTTGCCTTTGACGTCCTGATAGCGCGGCGCAGTCATCTTGAGCGACGAGGGCAGGTTCGCCCAGAGCTGAAAACCGTGCATCTGTCCCTTGGCATTTCCCTTGGGCATTTCCTGATGCAGGATACCCGATCCTGCGGTCATCCACTGGATATCGCCGGCGCCGAGCGTTCCGGCGTTGCCCAAAGAGTCGCCATGTTCGACCGTGCCGTTCAGGACATAGGTGATGGTTTCGATCCCCCGATGGGGGTGCCACGGAAAGCCGCGCATGTAATCCGAAGGATGATCGCCGCGAAAATCGTCGAACAGCAAAAACGGATCAAGCTCTGTCGGGTCCTGAAAGCCAAAGGCACGGTGAAGTCTCACACCTGCGCCTTCCATGGTCGGAACGGCCTGACGGGTTTCGAGTGTTGGGCGGATAGACATTTTGCATCTCCATTGGAATTGAGACAAATCTAGTGCTCGGGGACCGCTTGGGCAATTCGACCTGATGCACATGAAAGGTGCGCAAATGCAGGTCAAAGCTTGTTTTGTTCTGAAAGCAACTCTAGCTAGAGGCCACAACATAGGGGACAGATTGTGGATTTCGAACTTTTTCAACCCGACGAAAAGGGCGTTATCGCCCGTATTACACCGAATAACTTCCGCAGAACCGTGGCTTATGTTGCCATCGCGCTCTTGGGAGCCTTGTTTTTGCTTCTCGCTTTGAACGGCGGAATGGCGACGATCTGGATCGCGGTTCTCTTCGTGCTGGGGCTCGGATCGCTTTATCTGGCCGAAATGCTCCGCCGCGCGAGTGCCGTGACGCTGGAAGTCACGACCCAAGAGGTCCGTGACAGCTCGGGTCGGGTGCTCTGCGCTTTGGCGGAGGTCCAGAAAGTCGAGCGCGGGGCCTTCGCGCTCAAACCTTCGAACGGCTTTTCCATTGTTCTCAAGTCGAAAGCGCCGTTTGCCTGGGCCCCTGGTCTTTGGTGGCGGATGGGCAACCGGATCGGTGTCGGCGGCGTTGTCTCGGCCGGACAGGCCAAGGCCTTTGCCGAAGCAATCCAGACGAGAGTGGTTTAAGCCGACTTCGAAGCATCGCCGCCGAAACATCCTCGGCGGCGGTTCGCTTAACAGACCTGCGTCGCTACGCCTTGCTCCTCATTGTCGTTCCAGCAAAGCTGGCTTGTGGTGAAACGCGGAAGCGCCGCTGCAACCTGATGGAAGATGAAGGGATCGATACCCACATCCAGAACCGGCGTGTGCGGCACCCAGGATTCCACCGCGATCACCACTCTTCCGTTCGCGACCGTCGGCAGCACCTTTTGAACATCGGTTGCGAGTGACGAGTCGGTAAGAGGCGCTTTGCTGCCTTTCACTTTCGACCAGACCACGTTGTATTTGTTCTGGTCTTTGTTCCAGCGCGCGACCGTCACCCGCATTTCGGTATTCGTCGTGGCACTGTTCAATTCCTGCTGAACTTTCCACAATGAATTTAAATAGATGGGTGTGACGTGGTTCGTCTCGCGGCTCAGAATGTCGGCCAGCACGTGAGCGGTCTTGAGCGATTGCGCCTGCGAGCGCACCGCGTCGAAGAGCACGAAACCCATCGCAAAGGTCACAAGCAGGAGCGGCATAGTAATCGCGGCTTCGACACCGATGGTGCCATCCTCGGACCGCGAGAATTTCCGGACAAAATTGCGTAACGGTGTCAGCATCATACAGGCTCCATCACGAAAGCGTTCGACGCGGTAAGGGCATAAGCGCCACCGTTATGCTCGGGCGGGTGGAACAAGAAAGGCGTCGTCGTCGGAAAAATCGGATCGAAGAGAGCGCAGACCCGCAAGATCATGATATCGTTGGCACCACCGGGGGTGAAGCTTGCCAGCGGTTGGGTCGTCAAAGAGCGATCATTGCAGGAGTAGGTTGCAGGAAGATCCTCCCATGCGCGCAGATCGACCATCCGCATTTCAACGCGAAGCTGGTTCATGCAATCGGGGATAATGCCCGCCTTGTCACAGATCGATTGACGCAGCGTGTTCACGTCGATCTGGGCGCTCGTGTCGATCTTGAAGGCGCGCACGGCCTTGTCTACGCCCCGATCGAGCATCGCGTTGCGCAGCATCACCATCCCAAGCTCGAAGCTCGACAGGGTGAGAAAGATCAGCGCAGGAAAAACCAGTGCGAATTCGACCGACAGGCCACCGTCTTCGGCGTGTGCAAACCGGCGAAGAGCACGTCTGATGGCTTTGGGGTGCAATTTGCTAACCATATTCATTCGATCAGCCTCAGTTCATTGATGTCGGATGCGATTGCTTTGAATGCATCGTTGATGTTGGTGCCCGCGACGCGATAGAAATGCGAAGGAGAGCTTGCGCAATTGCGCATCTTGTTTGCGGCGGCGTCCGAGACCTCGAAACCGATGGTCCAGATCATGATCCCGGCATTCTTTGCAGCCTGACAGATATTGGCCTGAAGCTGGTCCGCGAGCTGGGTTGTGTAGCGCGTGTAATACCACTGGGGGCGCTGATAGGAGTAAACATAACGCGACAGATACCAGTTGAAGTTATAGGTGTTCCAATGGCTGTAATGGCTCGAGTCCTGATAGGCCCAGCTTGCGATCCGTGCCGAGGTCGAGTTCTCGCCGTCGGTCATCAGAACCATCGCCTTGATCGAGTTCTTGGTGTTGTAGTTCAAAGGACGGTTCGCGGCGCCTGATGCGACTTTGCCGCTGGCGACAAGGTTGGCGTTGATCTGGCGTGTCGACGGATCAAGCAGAGCGGCAGCCCATTTCGTTCCCATGTAGATCGCCGTACCTGCACGCGGTTGCAGTTGGTCGATCTGATACTTGAGCGCGGCGGCGTTCTGGCTCCAGGGCGTGATGCGTTCATAGGTCTGCTGCGGACAAACGGTGTTGTTCATCTCGTTGTTGTAACCGCTCCAGTTCCACTGGAAGTGCTGGTCCTGTTGGTAACGGTGGTTCCAATCAAGGCTCACACGGCTGAACTGGTTGTCGGGGACATCCACACAATAGGAATAGTTGTGAAGCTGGCGGTTCGGGATCTGGGCAAAGAGATCGGGGCCGATGTTGACCTGTTCCGAATAGGGAACAAGGCTGACGGTCACGAGCCCGTTGCTCGCGTTGTTCGCAAGAACCGTATCGATAAAGGACTTTGCCGCGGTCTTGAGGTTGCCGATACGGCCGTAGCTCGACATCGAGCCAGAAATGTCGAGCGCGAGGGAAATTTCCACGTTCTCGATGCGCTCTTCGGCAACGGCTTTGACCTTGACCTTCATCGAGCCCGAAAAGGGGCCCGCGTCTTCGGTGAATACACCGAGCAATTTGCCAAAGATCATCTGTACGTCGTCTTCGGCTTCGACCGTTGCGGTGCGTGAGGAAACCGTGGAGACAGTGTTATAGGTCTTGAGCGTTTCAGAAACGCCCGCTTTTGCAAAGTAATCTACGATAACGGTATTGCCCGGAATGGTTTGTTGCATGTCGGCGGCGGCAACGGCGGCACGGTCGGCAAGAGCCTGAAGCTCGGTTCTGCGCGTCTCGACACGCATCACGTCGACCGCCATGCCCGTAAAGATGAACATGATAACAAAGGCATACAGCGAAAATATGACAAACACGCCGTCTTCTTCGTTATGGAACCTTTGCAAAAAGGCTCTGGTCCTTTCACGGAGCGAATAAGTCTCCGATTTCAATGACCGTTTCATATTGTTCTTCCTCGAATCAAATGTCTTCAAATTGACGATCAAACCAACGCCGAGACACACTAATGGTCAGGCCATATATTCTAATGGCTATGGCGGAATTGAGGCGAACTGCGGCCTTAATTGAGTGAAAACCTGTTCATTTCATGACATTAGGCCAGATAGCGGCTTATTGTTTCCGATTGCGGGCCTATTATCGGGGTAAGGCTCAACCGAATGTTTAGGATTTGATCTTTTGCGATAACGCTTTTGTTTGGCCTCCCAGTTGACCGCCGCCCCTAGACACGGGGAGGGAGGGCGCCGATATTGGCGGGTATGAGTCTGCCCCCGACCTTCCTCGATGAATTGCGAAACCGACTGTCGCTGACGCAAGTCGTCGGGCGCAAAGTCATGTGGGACATGAAGAAGTCCAATCAGGCCAAGGGCGACATGTGGGCCCCGTGCCCTTTTCATCAGGAAAAAAGCGCGTCTTTTCACGTAGATGACCGCAAGGGCTACTATTACTGCTTTGGCTGCCACGCCAAGGGCGACGCGATTTCTTTTGTGCGCGAGACTGAGAACGTCAGCTTTATGGAAGCGATCCAGATTCTCGCAGGTGAAGCGGGCATGCCCGTGCCGCAAAGCGACCCCAAAGCGCAGGAAAAATCGGATCATCGCACCGAACTCGGCAAAGTGATGGAAGAGGCGGTGAAGTATTACCGTCTGCAACTCAAAACGGGCGCGGGATCGGCTGCGCGTGCCTATCTCGCAAAGCGACAACTGAGCGAAGCGGCGCAGGACCGCTGGGAAATCGGCTTTGCGCCGGATGGCTGGCAGGGGCTTTATGACGCGCTCACGGGCAAGGGTATCCCTGAAAAACTGTTGATCGACGCGGGCCTTGCGAAAGCCTCCGATCGCGGCAAGAAGCCCTATGACACCTTTCGCAACCGGATCATGTTTCCAATCCGCGATGCGCGAGGGCGAGCGATTGCCTTCGGCGGTCGCGCGATGGAGCCCAACGACAATGCCAAATATCTGAATTCGCCCGAAACTTTGCTGTTCGACAAGGGGCGCAGCCTCTTTAACCACGGCAAGGCGCGAGAGGCCGCAGGCAAGGGCGCGCCCCTTATCGTGGCCGAAGGCTATATGGACGTGATCGCGCTTTCGGAGGCGGGGTTCGGGGCAACTGTCGCCCCGCTCGGCACTGCCGTGACCGAGGATCAGCTTCGTATGCTCTGGCGCATTTCACCCGAGCCGATCATCGCGCTCGACGGCGATACGGCAGGTATTCGCGCCGCGATGCGTGTCGTCGATCTTGCGCTTCCGATGCTCGAAGCGGGCCAGTCGCTTCGTTTCGCGATCATGCCCGACGGGATGGACCCCGACGATCTCATCAAAGCCAAAGGCGCGGATGCCGTGCGCGAGGTTCTCGAAAGCGCGATGCCGATGGTGCAGCTTTTGTGGCGGCGCGAGACAGAGGGAAAGGTCTTTGACAGCCCCGAGCGTCGAGCCGCCTTGGACAAGATTCTTCGCGAAAAGATACGGTTGATCAAGGACCCCTCGATCCGTTCGCATTATGGCGAAGCGATCAAGGAGCTGCGCTATGACCTCTTCGGACGCAAGCCGCGCTCGGCCCCGCGTGCGGGATTTACGCCGCGCCGTGCATGGAATGCGCCGCAGCCCCCGCTGACCACGACCAAATCCTCGATGTTGGCCAATCAGGCAGCGAACGAGGATATCCTCCGCGAGGCCGTGATCCTTGCGACAGCGATCGCCAATCCCACTGTCCTTGGTCAATTCGAGGGCGAGATCGAACGGATGACCTGCTCGACACCCGAGCATGCACAATTGCGCTCGGCGATTTTGAAACACGCCCACCAAGAGGATGTCCGCCACGCGATTGCGAAGGAACTTGGCCAGCAACCCCTTGAAAAACTCTTTGCTCAACGCCACGTGGCAATCACGCCCGCGGTGCGCCGCGCGGGGGATGAGGAACTTGCACGGATGTCGCTTGCGGAAGAGCTGGCCAAGCTGAACGCCCGTCGCGGCCACGCCCGCGAGCTGCGCGAGGCGATGGAAGATCTTCAGGGTGTCGCCGATGAAGGGCTGACATGGCGACTGGGCCAAGCGGCGCGCGCTCTCGAAGGGGGCGGTGCCGGCGAAGACAAGGAGGACAAAGCGGAATATGAAGTCGGTGCGAACGGAGCGCGCATGAAGCGTGACGAGCGCGAGGCCTTTAGTTCATTGCTTCGCCAAATCGGAATGTCAGGCTCCTCAAAGGAATGAGTGAGCGAATTTTCCGTAAAAATCTTGGAAAAACGACCCTAAGTGGTTGCGAATCTCTCACTGGGCAGATTGATTCGACTTTAACCGAATCACGCGAATCAGATGATCGCCCCTTCATCGTTTGAGGAGAGCCAGATGGCACAAAAAGATAACGAAGAAACCAAGGACAGCGATCAGGACAGCGACATTTCCATGGACGTCAGTCAGGCGGCCATCAAGCGGATGATCGCTGACGCGCGCGAGCGTGGTTACATCACCTATGATCAGCTCAATCAGGTTCTTCCGCCGGATCAGGTCTCGTCCGACCAGATCGAAGACGTTATGTCGATGCTCTCGGAAATGGGCATTCAGGTCACCGAAGACGACGAAGCCGACGACTCCGACGAGAACAGCGCCTCGACCGCCGTCGTCACAACGGGCGGAAACCGCGACGTTGCTCTTGCGGGTCAGGAAACCGAAAAACTCGACCGCACCGATGACCCCGTTCGCATGTATCTTCGCGAAATGGGAAGCGTCGAACTCCTCTCGCGTGAGGGCGAGATCGCCATCGCCAAGCGGATCGAGGCAGGTCGCAACACCATGATCCTCGGGCTTTGTGAAAGCCCGCTGACCTTTCAGGCAATCACCATTTGGCGCGACGAACTTCTTTCCGAAGACATTCTCCTGCGCGATGTGATCGACCTAGAAGCCACCTTCGGAAACCAGCTCGGCGACGAAGAGGGCGAGGAGGCACCCGTTGTCGATACCTCTGCTTCCGCTGTGGCCAAGCCCAACAAAGAAGACGAACCCGAGCTTGATGCCGATGGCAACCCGATCATGGGCTCGGACGACGAAGACGAGGACGACGATCAGGCGAACATGAGCCTTGCTGCCATGGAAGCCGCGCTCAAGCCGCGCGTTCTCGAAACGCTCGAGATTATCGCACGCGATTTCGCCACCCTGTCGGACATGCAGGACGCCCGTATGTCGGCCACGCTGAACGAGGACGGCACCTTCTCCGAGGTGGATGAAGCGACCTATCAAAAGCTGCGCTCCGAAATCGTTGAACTGGTGAATTCGCTTCACCTTCACAACAACCGTATCGAAGCGCTGATCGACCAGCTCTACGGGATCAACCGCCGCATCATGTCCATCGACTCAAACATGGTGAAGCTCGCGGATCAGGCCCGCATCAACCGTCGCGAATTCATCGAGGAATACAAAGGGGCGGAACTCGACCCGACCTGGCTCGACCGGATGAGCGAAAAGGGCGGCCGCGCATGGCAGATGTTCGTCGAGAAATCGAGTGACAAGGTCGAAGAGCTGCGCAACGAAATGGCTCAGGTCGGTCAATACGTTGGCGTGGATATCAGCGAATTCCGCCGCATCGTCCAACAGGTCCAGAAGGGCGAGAAAGAAGCCCGTCAGGCCAAGAAGGAAATGGTCGAAGCAAACCTTCGCCTCGTGATCTCGATCGCCAAGAAATACACCAACCGCGGCCTCCAGTTCCTTGACCTGATCCAGGAAGGGAACATCGGCCTGATGAAGGCGGTGGACAAGTTCGAATACCGCCGCGGCTATAAATTCTCGACCTATGCGACGTGGTGGATCCGTCAGGCCATCACCCGTTCGATCGCGGATCAGGCCCGCACCATCCGTATTCCGGTCCATATGATCGAAACGATCAACAAGCTGGTCCGCACCGGTCGCCAGATGCTCCACGAGATCGGCCGCGAGCCGACCCCCGAGGAATTGGCCGAAAAGCTCCAGATGCCGCTCGAGAAGGTCCGCAAGGTGATGAAGATCGCCAAGGAACCCATCTCGCTCGAAACGCCCATCGGCGACGAAGAGGACAGCCAGCTCGGCGATTTTATCGAGGACAAGAACGCGATCCTTCCGCTGGATTCTGCTATTCAGGAAAACCTCAAGGAAACGACCACTCGCGTGCTCGCCTCGCTCACGCCGCGTGAAGAGCGGGTTTTGCGGATGCGGTTCGGTATCGGTATGAACACCGACCACACCCTCGAAGAGGTCGGCCAGCAGTTCAGCGTGACCCGCGAACGTATCCGCCAGATCGAAGCCAAGGCTCTGCGGAAACTCAAACACCCGAGCCGCTCGCGCAAGCTGCGCAGCTTCCTCGATCAGTAACACAAGGCGCCCCCGCAAGGGGGCGTTTTCATTTGCCGAGGGTGCTTTTCAGCATTTTGAGGGATGTGCCGGCACGTCGTCCAGCGCTAGACTGATTATAGTTCGGCTTGTGAAGGTCCCATGCTCAAATCAATCCTCGTCGCTTTGATGGTGCTGCCATCTGCAAGCTTCGCTGCCTGTGTCGGCTCTGAAGCCTTGTTCTCCTGCACCTTTAAGAAGGGTCAAAAAGCCGTCGACCTTTGTGTCGCTGATGGCTTGGTGAGGTATGCTTATGGGCCAAAGGGCGGGCAGCCCGAGCTTGCCTTGAGCCTGAGCGTCACGAATGTGGACTACATCCCCTGGTCGGGGATCGGGCGTTATATCGGGGAAACGGTGATCGTCCCGAACAATGGCTATAGTTATGAAATCAGCTACAGTATTGATCGCAACGATCCCGACCGACCGACCGAAGGCGGGATCAATGTTTTTCAAGGTGACGATCAGATTGCGACACTGACTTGCGATACGGGCAGCATCGCGGCCAGCGACTTTTACCCGCTTTTTCAGGCCCGTGAGGCAGAAGGTCTCTTTTATTGTCTGGAAACAGGAGAGTGGGGTGCGCGCTGCGGGGGCTGATATCCGATGAACACCCTATTTGAAATTCCGACCCGTGGTCAGGGCCTTTACGAGTTCACCCGTGATGTTCTGCGCTGGGCCGAAGGGACGGGCGTGCGGGAGGGGCTTTTGACGCTCTTCGTTCAGCACACCTCTTGTTCGCTCCTTGTCCAAGAGAACGCAGACCCCGAAGTCCGCGTCGACATGCGCGAATATTTCGCCCGTCTGGTGCCCCCGACGACGGACCCGTCGATGTCCTATCTGACGCACACCTACGAAGGCCCCGATGATATGCCTGCGCATATCAAAGCTGCGCTCTTGCCTGTCAGCCTCTCGATCCCTGTGATGGGGGGACGGCCCGCGCTCGGCACATGGCAGGGGATCTATCTTTTCGAGCATCGTGACCGCCCGCACACCCGCCGCGTTGCGGCTCATATCGGCTAGGCATCCATCATTTCCTAGCTGATCGGTGAGGAAACCGCTTCCCTTGATCTTGGGGGTTCAAAAAGACTCTACCCAAGTTCTAGATGCTCCCCTATAGTGATTGTGGATAAGTCGGGGGATAACTCGACATCAATAAGAGCGGTAAAGAATGAGGACAGGCCCATGCGTTGCCCGTTTTGTGGAAACGTCGATACTCAAGTAAAAGACTCGCGCCCTGCCGAGGATCATGTCGCCATTCGGCGTCGTCGCTTCTGCCCTGCTTGCGGTGGACGTTTCACCACCTATGAGCGGGTCCAGCTACGCGATCTCGTGGTGATCAAATCGAACGGGCGTCGCGAGGATTTCGATCGTGACAAGCTCGAGCGGTCGATCCGGATTGCGCTCCAGAAGCGCCCCGTCGAGCCCGAGCGTATGGACCAGATGATTTCGGGGATCGTGCGCCGTCTCGAGAGTATGGGCGAGACCGATATTCCATCGAGCACCATCGGCGAGATCGTGATGGAAAGCCTCGCGCGGATCGACGCCGTTGCCTACGTGCGTTTTGCCAGCGTTTACAAGAACTTTCAAGCTGCCGGTGACTTTGACAAATTCATCGACGAGCTGCGGCCAGACAGTAAATCGGACGAGTGACACAAGCGACCGACGAACGCTTTATGCTCATGGCCCTGTCGCTTGGTCGGCGGGGTCTTGGTCGTGTCTGGCCCAACCCTTCGGTTGGTTGCGTCATCGTCAAAGACGGCCGCGTTGTCGGGCGGGGACATACAGCGTCGGGCGGCCGACCCCACGCCGAACCCCAAGCTCTTGCCATGGCGGGGGACGCGGCGAGAGGCGCGACGGCTTATGTCACACTCGAACCCTGCGCCCATCACGGCAAAACGCCGCCCTGCGCCGAGGCATTGATTGCGGCGGGTGTTGCGCGGGTTGTCATTGCCTGTGAAGACCCCGATCCTCGGGTCAACGGCGGCGGGAGTGCGATGCTGCGCGCCGCAGGGATCGACGTTTCGGTCGGGGTGTGCGAAGCCGAAGCACGCCGTGATCACGCGGGCTTCCTGAGCAAAGTCGAGCGCGGTCGGCCGATGGTCACGCTCAAGCTGGCGATGACGCTTGACGGACGTATCGCGACCGCGAGCGGCGAAAGCCAGTGGATCACAGGCCCCGAAGCGCGGCGGCGGGTCCATATGCAACGCGCGTCCCATGACGCGGTCATGGTCGGGGCGGGCACGGTCCGAGCGGATGATCCGTCACTCACTGTGCGGGGGCTGGGGATCGGGGGTCAGCCTGCACGCATTGTGATGAGTGCGAGTGGCGACTTGCCCAAATCATGCAATCTGACGCGGACTGCGGGCGAAATACCGGTCTTTCTTTGTCATTCTGCAACCTCGGTTGTGTCCGATTGGGTCGCGGCGGGTGTCCGCTCGATCCCTTTGGCGGATGGCGGCGATTGTGTCGAGGCATTGACGGCTTTGGGCGCGCTCGGGCTTACGCGGATCTATTGCGAAGGCGGCGGCCAGCTTGCGGCATCGCTCCTGCACGCGGGGCTTGTGGATCACCTCGTTCTTTTTACGGCGGGCAAAGCGATCGGTGCGGACGGCCGTGCAGGGCTTGGCTCGCTCGGGCTAGTGCGGCTGGCCGATGCTCCGCACTTCACGCTCGAGAGCAGCGAAACCATCGGCCCCGATGTCATGACGGTTTGGCGTAAAGCCTAGCGCCAAAGCGCGGCGGCACTGGCCAAGCCTCCTTGGAGCTTTGACAAAAGCCGATTGGTGAAGGTCGAGGGATGGAGATCGCCTTGAGCCAGTCGCGAGACTGCAATTTCGGGCGGGCAGGGGCGCCCTGTCAGCGGATCGAAGTACCTCGGATAGTCGATCAAGACCGCATGGACCAAGCCGATGAGATCAGGCCGCGCGGCGCGCCGCGCGATCGGCATCGCGCGGTCGTCGGTCAGGCCCCACCCGCTATAGAACGGCTGGCCGAGGCAGGTCACGGATTTGCCGCGCAACAGCGCCTCGAACCCGAGGGTCGAGGTCATTGTCCAGACCTCGTCCACCCCTGACAGCGCGGCAATCGGATCGGTTGCAGTCAAGACAGCATCGGCGAGGGTTTCAGGCTCGGAGACATGCCCCTGTCGCAAGCCTGCTTCGACATCTGGATGCGGCTTGTAAAGGATGACTGCGGCGGGATTGGCCCGCCGAGCCGCTTCGAGGAGTTCTAGGTTGGTGCGCACCTCTTGGGTGCCCAGAAGGATCGAGGCGTCGTCTTCGACCTGTCCCGGCACCAGAATGCGCCGACCTGCTGGAAGACCTGCAGGCAGGGCCGCGCCACCGAGGTTATATTTGCTGAGGTTGCTCTTCGTGATGGCGCGGAGGAGCGCTGCGGCTCTTTGGCGGGCGTGGTCGGGGAGCGTGACCGAGGCCTCGATCAGCTGTTCAAGACGACTTGGCTGGTTCGGGTCGTAGTAAATCCCCAGATCATCAAGCGCGAGACTGAGGGGCGGCGTCAGGGCCGCACCCAAGCCGCGCGAGCGCAAGAAGCCGTCCTCGACGCGGACTGCGCCTGCGGCTGCAAGATCCTCGGTGATCTTGCTCGCCCAGCACATGAGCCTTGCGCCTCGGCGTTCGGCTTTGGCGGCGGCACTTGAAGGTCGGGCAAATCGCATTGGCTCGGCGCTGCCGAAGAAGCGCTGCAAAGGCTGTCGCTTCCAGAGGCGCATATGCGTTGCGACCCAGCCGCGATTGTCTTCGCGCCATGCTCTGACTTCGGCTTCTAGGGTGTTCAGGGCTTCTTCGAAGGTGCACAGGCGGTCAAGGTAGGGGTCATACCAGACGGGATAGAGGATCATCGCGGCGGCGAAGAGCTGTGCCCGCGTCAATCTGCGTTGCCGTCTTGCAAGCGGAACGCGATCCTGTGTGAGACCCCAACCCGCATAGAAGGGCTGTCCGTAAACATGCGGTTTGTGTCCTGCCAGTATCGCCTCGAACCCGAGCTGCGAGGACACGGTGTAGACGGCAATCGCACCTTCGAGCAAAGCCTGAGGCGAGGCATTGCGGTCGAAAAGTTCTGTATTGGCATCACAATCTTCACCGCGAAGATAACCGTCTCGTGCGCCGCCGAGCGTTTCGGGGTGCGATTTGATCAGGATTTTCGCGCCTGGATAGGCCTCGCGCGCGTCGAAGAGCATTTCGCGAAAGGTGTTGCGGTTGGCGCGGCTTGCCGTGACAGAGGCGTCGCCCTTGGTTTGATCTACAACGAGCACATATCCTGCAGCAGGGACTTCGGCCCCCAGATCATATCCGTTGTATTTGCTCAAATGCTCGCGCCTAAGCCGGTCCATCCCCGCACGCGCACGTTCAAGAAGATGGGTGTCGTCGAGCGGATGCGTTTTGAGGAGCGTTTCAAGATCGCTCGGGGTTTCGGGATCGAAATGCAGGCCCGTTTCATCGATATGAAGCCCGAGCGGAGGCTCTTTGCCAAGTCGTGCGGGCAGGACCGACCGTAAAAAGGCATCTTCGATGCGAACCACCTTGTGGCCTGTCTTTGCGGCTATGGCCTCACCTCTGGGCGACGTCGGCGACTGCCCCCACACGCCGATGAGGTCTTGGGGGGATTTGGGAAGGCCGATCGCGATGTCGAAGCCTGAAAGTTCGAGAATACGGCGGATGCGGGTCTGGGTGAGAAAACCGCCATTATAGACAAAAAGACGCCGCCGAGAGGGTTCGGCGGCGTCCTGGAATGTGTCCCGATCGGGCATTACTGCGCGGTGGTGTTATTGGCTGCGGAGGTCAGTCCGGTCACCGAGCTCAGCGTGCCAGTCAGAGCCGAGATCGTCTTGTTGAACTGAACAATCGGGGCTTCGGTCACGTAAACCGTGTCTTCGTCGCGGATTGCAAAGTCACGTGCCATGAACATGCCGTTCGGCTTGGTCAGATCAAGCACATAGACCACGCGCTGCGAGCCCGTGAGATCGGTGCGTCCCGTCAAAGGGTTCGCAATTTCGGCCGGCTCGTTGCGGAACACGAAGACGCCTGTCGGGTCGGCTGTCGACGAGCTTAGGCCGCCCACTTGGGCA encodes:
- a CDS encoding capsular polysaccharide biosynthesis protein; translated protein: MPDRDTFQDAAEPSRRRLFVYNGGFLTQTRIRRILELSGFDIAIGLPKSPQDLIGVWGQSPTSPRGEAIAAKTGHKVVRIEDAFLRSVLPARLGKEPPLGLHIDETGLHFDPETPSDLETLLKTHPLDDTHLLERARAGMDRLRREHLSKYNGYDLGAEVPAAGYVLVVDQTKGDASVTASRANRNTFREMLFDAREAYPGAKILIKSHPETLGGARDGYLRGEDCDANTELFDRNASPQALLEGAIAVYTVSSQLGFEAILAGHKPHVYGQPFYAGWGLTQDRVPLARRQRRLTRAQLFAAAMILYPVWYDPYLDRLCTFEEALNTLEAEVRAWREDNRGWVATHMRLWKRQPLQRFFGSAEPMRFARPSSAAAKAERRGARLMCWASKITEDLAAAGAVRVEDGFLRSRGLGAALTPPLSLALDDLGIYYDPNQPSRLEQLIEASVTLPDHARQRAAALLRAITKSNLSKYNLGGAALPAGLPAGRRILVPGQVEDDASILLGTQEVRTNLELLEAARRANPAAVILYKPHPDVEAGLRQGHVSEPETLADAVLTATDPIAALSGVDEVWTMTSTLGFEALLRGKSVTCLGQPFYSGWGLTDDRAMPIARRAARPDLIGLVHAVLIDYPRYFDPLTGRPCPPEIAVSRLAQGDLHPSTFTNRLLSKLQGGLASAAALWR